A window of Rubricoccus marinus contains these coding sequences:
- the ribD gene encoding bifunctional diaminohydroxyphosphoribosylaminopyrimidine deaminase/5-amino-6-(5-phosphoribosylamino)uracil reductase RibD, which yields MTPEQQARHMDRALTLAARGAGAVSPNPMVGAVIVAADGETVLGEGWHRAYGGPHAEVWAVRDADERASVSGSMASGADLTDATIVVTLEPCSHFGKTPPCADLIVARGFRRVIVAHEDPFPEVAGRGIARIREAGADVTVGVRETEARRLNEAFLTHVRTGRPLVTLKWALTLDGQVATASGDSRWITSPQARALVHRWRAEADAVLVGAGTARTDDPSLTVRDWPLAEGQTQPLRIVLDRTGSLASDLKLFTDAHASRTVAVTAPAATPAYADALRARGGTVLTAPEADGHLDLGAVLDMLGSGEGLARRVQSVLVEPGPGLAAAFLRQRLTDRLFAFVAPKLAGVGIGIAGALDVERMADALTFFESAWETVGLDVLLRGYFHAP from the coding sequence ATGACGCCCGAGCAGCAGGCCCGACACATGGACCGCGCGCTCACGCTCGCCGCCAGAGGCGCAGGGGCGGTAAGCCCCAACCCGATGGTGGGCGCGGTGATCGTCGCTGCAGACGGCGAGACGGTTCTGGGCGAGGGCTGGCACCGCGCGTACGGTGGCCCCCACGCCGAGGTCTGGGCCGTGCGCGACGCCGACGAGCGGGCCTCTGTAAGCGGAAGCATGGCCTCTGGCGCGGACCTCACCGATGCCACCATCGTGGTCACGCTGGAGCCGTGCAGTCACTTCGGAAAAACGCCGCCGTGCGCGGATTTGATTGTCGCCAGAGGCTTCCGGCGCGTGATCGTGGCGCACGAGGACCCGTTCCCCGAGGTCGCGGGCCGCGGCATCGCCCGCATCCGAGAAGCGGGCGCGGACGTGACGGTGGGCGTGCGCGAGACCGAGGCGCGGCGTCTCAACGAGGCGTTCCTCACGCACGTCCGAACCGGCCGCCCGCTCGTGACGCTGAAATGGGCCCTCACGCTGGACGGGCAGGTCGCGACGGCCTCTGGCGACTCTCGCTGGATCACCTCACCCCAGGCCCGCGCGCTCGTGCACCGCTGGCGCGCCGAGGCCGATGCTGTCCTCGTCGGCGCCGGGACGGCCCGCACGGACGACCCGAGCCTGACCGTCCGCGACTGGCCGCTGGCGGAGGGCCAGACGCAACCCCTCCGCATTGTGCTCGACCGCACGGGGTCCCTTGCCTCGGATCTAAAGCTGTTTACCGACGCCCACGCCTCTCGCACCGTCGCCGTCACGGCTCCTGCCGCCACACCAGCCTACGCCGACGCCCTCCGCGCCAGAGGCGGAACGGTTCTCACGGCGCCAGAGGCAGACGGGCACTTGGACCTCGGGGCGGTTCTGGACATGCTGGGCTCTGGCGAGGGCCTCGCGCGGCGGGTGCAGTCCGTCCTCGTTGAACCCGGTCCCGGCCTCGCAGCGGCCTTTCTCCGCCAGAGACTGACGGACCGCCTGTTCGCTTTTGTGGCGCCCAAACTGGCAGGTGTCGGCATCGGCATCGCGGGCGCGCTCGACGTGGAGCGCATGGCCGACGCGCTGACCTTTTTCGAGAGCGCATGGGAAACCGTCGGTCTGGACGTTCTGCTACGCGGCTACTTCCACGCTCCATGA
- a CDS encoding AMIN-like domain-containing (lipo)protein, with translation MMRTALLLFLLAGCATEPVPSPQPLAPEAPQPIAADVPDDTEWTSEPIVLPGEASDVVVTEMRVAAHLDAAPGYDRVVFEFEGGQPGVDVRTVDAATACGSGEPLAVPGASILYVSLIGARGFTEDGTETIRHSPGSPRLPALIGTVPACDFEGRLEWALGLASPEAYRITRLHNPERLAVDIRHPLPD, from the coding sequence ATGATGCGAACCGCCCTGCTGCTCTTTCTTCTCGCTGGCTGCGCGACCGAGCCGGTCCCCTCCCCTCAGCCTCTGGCGCCAGAGGCCCCGCAACCGATCGCGGCGGACGTCCCGGACGATACAGAGTGGACATCAGAGCCAATCGTCTTGCCAGGCGAGGCCTCCGACGTGGTGGTCACCGAAATGAGGGTGGCGGCGCACCTGGACGCGGCGCCCGGCTATGACCGCGTCGTCTTTGAGTTCGAGGGCGGTCAGCCTGGGGTCGATGTGCGAACGGTCGACGCCGCTACCGCCTGCGGCTCGGGAGAGCCTCTGGCGGTTCCGGGCGCGTCCATCCTCTACGTGTCTCTGATCGGCGCCAGAGGCTTCACCGAAGACGGAACAGAAACCATCCGTCACTCGCCGGGCTCGCCACGCCTGCCCGCCCTCATAGGGACGGTCCCCGCCTGTGATTTTGAAGGGCGTCTTGAATGGGCGCTCGGCCTCGCATCGCCAGAGGCCTACCGCATCACGCGGCTCCACAACCCGGAGCGGCTGGCCGTGGACATCCGGCACCCGCTCCCCGACTGA